The Anas platyrhynchos isolate ZD024472 breed Pekin duck chromosome 3, IASCAAS_PekinDuck_T2T, whole genome shotgun sequence genome includes a window with the following:
- the CCDC28A gene encoding coiled-coil domain-containing protein 28A isoform X1, whose translation MEERKIKRRSPKAATAHPAPAAGSKKSAVPASKSTAFGNPAPQPAAQKPKLKRVIKEKAKPPGGEAKGAQAAPIQHSFLTDVSDVQEMERGLLSLLNDFHSGKLQAFGNECSIEQMEHVRSMQEKLARLNLELYGELEELPEDKRKLASDSNLDRLLSDLEELNSSIQKLHLADAQDIPNSATG comes from the exons ATGGAGGAGAGGAAGATCAAAAGGCGGAGCCCCAAGGCGGCCACCGCCCACCCCGCGCCGGCCGCCGGCTCCAAGAAGAGCGCCGTGCCCGCCAGCAAGAGCACGGCCTTCGGCAACCCCGCCCCGCAGCCCGCCGCGCAGAAACCCAAGCTCAAGAG AGTAATAAAAGAGAAAGCCAAACCTCCAGGAGGCGAAGCAAAAGGGGCACAGGCAGCACCGATCCAGCACTCGTTTCTCACAGATGTATCAGATGTCCAGGAAATGGAAAGGGGACTTCTCAGCCTCCTGAATGACTTCCACTCTGGCAAACTTCAAGCGTTTG GAAACGAGTGTTCCATAGAGCAAATGGAGCACGTGCGGAGTATGCAGGAGAAACTTGCTCGCCTCAATCTGGAGCTCTATGGGGAGCTGGAGGAACTTCCCgaagataaaagaaaactaGCCAGTGATTCCAATCTGGATAGGCTGCTATCAGAT ttGGAAGAACTGAATTCATCTAT
- the CCDC28A gene encoding coiled-coil domain-containing protein 28A isoform X2 — MEERKIKRRSPKAATAHPAPAAGSKKSAVPASKSTAFGNPAPQPAAQKPKLKRVIKEKAKPPGGEAKGAQAAPIQHSFLTDVSDVQEMERGLLSLLNDFHSGKLQAFGNECSIEQMEHVRSMQEKLARLNLELYGELEELPEDKRKLASDSNLDRLLSDHNCCLQLKYYF, encoded by the exons ATGGAGGAGAGGAAGATCAAAAGGCGGAGCCCCAAGGCGGCCACCGCCCACCCCGCGCCGGCCGCCGGCTCCAAGAAGAGCGCCGTGCCCGCCAGCAAGAGCACGGCCTTCGGCAACCCCGCCCCGCAGCCCGCCGCGCAGAAACCCAAGCTCAAGAG AGTAATAAAAGAGAAAGCCAAACCTCCAGGAGGCGAAGCAAAAGGGGCACAGGCAGCACCGATCCAGCACTCGTTTCTCACAGATGTATCAGATGTCCAGGAAATGGAAAGGGGACTTCTCAGCCTCCTGAATGACTTCCACTCTGGCAAACTTCAAGCGTTTG GAAACGAGTGTTCCATAGAGCAAATGGAGCACGTGCGGAGTATGCAGGAGAAACTTGCTCGCCTCAATCTGGAGCTCTATGGGGAGCTGGAGGAACTTCCCgaagataaaagaaaactaGCCAGTGATTCCAATCTGGATAGGCTGCTATCAGAT CATAATTGTTGCCTTCAACTGAAATACTATTTCTGA
- the CCDC28A gene encoding coiled-coil domain-containing protein 28A isoform X3 has protein sequence MEERKIKRRSPKAATAHPAPAAGSKKSAVPASKSTAFGNPAPQPAAQKPKLKRVIKEKAKPPGGEAKGAQAAPIQHSFLTDVSDVQEMERGLLSLLNDFHSGKLQAFGKCVNYLKRVFHRANGARAEYAGETCSPQSGALWGAGGTSRR, from the exons ATGGAGGAGAGGAAGATCAAAAGGCGGAGCCCCAAGGCGGCCACCGCCCACCCCGCGCCGGCCGCCGGCTCCAAGAAGAGCGCCGTGCCCGCCAGCAAGAGCACGGCCTTCGGCAACCCCGCCCCGCAGCCCGCCGCGCAGAAACCCAAGCTCAAGAG AGTAATAAAAGAGAAAGCCAAACCTCCAGGAGGCGAAGCAAAAGGGGCACAGGCAGCACCGATCCAGCACTCGTTTCTCACAGATGTATCAGATGTCCAGGAAATGGAAAGGGGACTTCTCAGCCTCCTGAATGACTTCCACTCTGGCAAACTTCAAGCGTTTGGTAAATGTGTGAATTATCT GAAACGAGTGTTCCATAGAGCAAATGGAGCACGTGCGGAGTATGCAGGAGAAACTTGCTCGCCTCAATCTGGAGCTCTATGGGGAGCTGGAGGAACTTCCCgaagataa